One genomic region from Arthrobacter pigmenti encodes:
- a CDS encoding prevent-host-death protein, translated as MSTPIHEHRTYGFADARKSFKSILDASDRGGLSIVQRGDSSASVVNTALLKAFLMKNTPANVQVVNEDGAWAMFIPGLPLAAEGSTVDEATHDLIDALREYAEDWEDHLRLAPNHKDNWALVQIVDSSTDGELAAWLNGTAK; from the coding sequence ATGAGTACACCGATCCATGAGCACCGCACCTATGGTTTCGCAGATGCGCGCAAGTCCTTCAAGTCGATCCTTGATGCGAGCGACCGGGGTGGATTATCGATCGTTCAGCGAGGGGACAGCTCAGCCTCGGTGGTGAATACCGCGCTTCTCAAAGCTTTCCTCATGAAGAACACTCCCGCGAATGTCCAGGTAGTGAATGAAGATGGCGCGTGGGCGATGTTCATTCCTGGCCTACCGCTAGCGGCCGAGGGTTCCACTGTGGATGAAGCAACGCATGATCTGATTGATGCGCTTCGCGAGTACGCCGAGGATTGGGAGGACCACCTCCGGCTAGCTCCCAATCATAAGGACAATTGGGCCTTGGTACAGATTGTTGATTCGTCTACAGATGGCGAACTAGCTGCTTGGCTAAATGGAACTGCGAAGTGA
- a CDS encoding cytotoxic translational repressor of toxin-antitoxin stability system, producing the protein MNAKGQKVRHHATYELVLHDGTVLRTRISRPVDRTTYGSSLWGAILKDQLRVTPDEFWSCVNEGVLPDRGAPAVPAEALPLELVHLLTKTAGLSESEVASLTKEEAVRIMNDHWASAPPQPDEP; encoded by the coding sequence GTGAACGCAAAAGGCCAGAAGGTGCGCCATCATGCCACCTACGAGCTTGTCTTGCACGATGGAACGGTTCTTCGGACACGCATCTCGCGCCCGGTAGATAGAACCACCTACGGATCCTCCCTCTGGGGGGCAATATTGAAGGATCAACTGAGAGTCACTCCTGATGAATTCTGGAGCTGTGTAAACGAAGGGGTCCTGCCGGACCGGGGTGCACCGGCCGTGCCGGCCGAGGCGTTGCCGCTGGAACTCGTCCATCTCCTGACGAAGACGGCCGGTCTTTCCGAAAGCGAGGTTGCCTCGCTGACGAAGGAAGAGGCCGTCAGGATCATGAATGACCACTGGGCTTCCGCTCCGCCACAACCAGATGAGCCTTAG
- a CDS encoding thiamine pyrophosphate-binding protein, with the protein MTSASRDSATEIPRLPDEGHVSAAVADAVADRAGHLFGLMGNGNAHFISRLTRLGFGFTSARHESATVAMADAYHRATGGVAAATTTYGAGFTNAYTTLAEARIARIPLVFIVGDAPAGGRRNFDIDQTKAAEAVGVRTLVAGPGNAAEITHRAFDLALQTVQPVIVAIPYDLATAPLTESEPLEPLPAKAVWPPEAEDLDRVAGLLASAERPMVIAGRGVVLADSAAPLREIGDRLGALFMTSVMAINAFDSEWDLGVAGGFTRRHRLEVARKADVVLVVGASMNIFQTRYGTLFPPETRIIRVDNEPDEKHPIVVDYIRSDIRPFLDGLLERVKPATTTWRSSVPEVAGEEFRSSHPIEDPVEFAPDGRLNPRAVVAALEDILPAERSVVMDGGHFIGWAPMYLSVPDPHAMILVGTAFQSIGLGFGSAAGVSVARPERTTVLFSGDGGGLMGLADFETFLRATRRGVLIVLNDSAYGAELHQYAAKGLHDQAMLIDEVDFAAVGRALGAKGTKARALADLAALSEWLETDDDGVYVLDVAISQQVVAEFMAESVAIKK; encoded by the coding sequence ATGACGAGCGCCAGCAGAGATTCCGCCACTGAAATCCCCAGGCTCCCGGACGAGGGTCACGTTTCGGCGGCCGTAGCTGATGCAGTCGCAGACCGGGCCGGTCACCTGTTTGGGCTCATGGGCAACGGCAACGCGCACTTCATCAGCCGGCTAACGCGGCTCGGCTTCGGGTTCACCTCCGCCCGGCATGAATCCGCGACCGTTGCCATGGCGGACGCCTACCACCGGGCAACAGGCGGAGTCGCCGCGGCAACCACCACGTACGGCGCCGGGTTCACTAACGCCTACACAACACTCGCCGAAGCGCGCATCGCCCGTATCCCGCTGGTCTTCATCGTCGGCGATGCACCGGCAGGCGGGCGGCGGAACTTCGACATCGATCAGACGAAGGCGGCCGAGGCCGTTGGTGTGCGAACCCTCGTTGCCGGGCCCGGCAACGCTGCCGAGATCACCCACCGCGCATTCGACCTCGCGCTGCAGACGGTGCAGCCCGTCATCGTCGCCATCCCCTACGACCTCGCCACCGCACCGCTCACCGAATCCGAGCCGCTCGAACCACTGCCCGCCAAAGCCGTATGGCCGCCGGAAGCAGAAGACCTGGACCGCGTGGCCGGCCTGCTCGCTTCAGCGGAGCGGCCGATGGTGATCGCAGGGCGCGGCGTCGTTCTTGCCGACAGCGCCGCTCCGCTGCGCGAGATTGGCGACCGCCTGGGTGCGCTTTTCATGACCTCCGTGATGGCGATCAACGCATTCGACAGCGAGTGGGACCTGGGGGTGGCCGGCGGCTTTACCCGCCGCCACCGGCTCGAAGTGGCGCGGAAGGCAGACGTCGTACTGGTGGTCGGGGCCAGCATGAACATCTTCCAGACGCGCTACGGGACGCTGTTCCCGCCGGAAACGCGCATCATCCGGGTCGACAACGAGCCGGACGAGAAGCACCCGATCGTTGTCGACTACATCCGCTCCGACATCCGCCCGTTCCTCGACGGACTGCTGGAGCGCGTTAAGCCGGCAACAACCACCTGGCGCAGCAGCGTCCCCGAGGTTGCCGGAGAGGAATTCCGTTCCTCCCACCCGATTGAGGATCCCGTCGAGTTCGCCCCGGACGGGCGCCTGAATCCCCGGGCCGTGGTCGCAGCCCTTGAGGACATCCTTCCGGCCGAACGATCGGTGGTCATGGACGGCGGACACTTCATCGGCTGGGCGCCGATGTACCTTTCCGTGCCTGATCCCCACGCCATGATCCTGGTCGGAACGGCCTTCCAGTCCATCGGTCTCGGCTTCGGCTCCGCGGCCGGTGTGTCCGTGGCGCGGCCGGAACGCACCACCGTGCTGTTCAGCGGCGACGGCGGCGGCCTTATGGGTCTGGCTGACTTCGAGACCTTTCTCCGCGCCACGCGCAGAGGCGTGTTGATCGTGCTGAATGACTCCGCCTATGGTGCAGAACTGCACCAGTATGCGGCCAAGGGCCTGCACGATCAGGCGATGCTCATCGATGAAGTGGACTTCGCCGCCGTCGGCCGGGCCCTTGGTGCAAAGGGCACCAAGGCGCGGGCGCTTGCCGATCTCGCGGCACTTAGCGAGTGGCTGGAAACCGACGACGACGGCGTGTACGTCCTCGACGTCGCCATCTCCCAGCAGGTGGTTGCGGAGTTCATGGCGGAGTCCGTGGCGATCAAGAAGTGA
- a CDS encoding ATP-binding protein, with protein sequence MLIREVVTMENPFRPSAGATPPEILGRAGVLDEFEYGLRLGSGAPGLLTIFTGARGIGKTVMLGAAQDLAREDGWAVVSETATAPHCPAS encoded by the coding sequence ATGCTCATAAGGGAAGTCGTCACCATGGAGAACCCGTTTCGACCATCTGCAGGCGCTACGCCGCCGGAAATCCTCGGGCGGGCAGGGGTGCTGGACGAATTCGAGTATGGACTGCGTTTGGGATCCGGTGCCCCCGGGCTATTAACCATTTTTACCGGCGCCAGGGGAATTGGGAAAACCGTCATGCTTGGCGCTGCCCAGGACCTGGCCCGGGAGGACGGCTGGGCCGTGGTTTCCGAGACGGCGACCGCACCTCACTGCCCCGCGAGTTGA
- a CDS encoding GDSL-type esterase/lipase family protein: MSSKRKMMAYGHSWVDGDGASSPSSCFTSRAAVELRLELDNRGVGGSNSTGTAALIAATPPPPASLYVLMTGLNDLRLGGESPSSARGYAAALQRIFTAIRRASPSALVVAVMQPYLLDFSLYAPHNLGSNSLIDQYNSVLRRAAAEYSRVALAEADDWDPETMLSADTVHPNDAGHASLARAVSNRAKVNQTHKTHINS, encoded by the coding sequence GTGAGTTCCAAAAGGAAGATGATGGCCTACGGTCACTCGTGGGTGGATGGTGACGGCGCGTCCTCGCCGTCGTCGTGCTTTACCTCCCGGGCCGCAGTCGAGTTGAGGCTGGAACTGGACAACCGCGGCGTCGGAGGCAGCAACAGCACCGGAACCGCCGCGCTCATCGCCGCCACCCCGCCGCCACCGGCATCGCTCTACGTGCTGATGACCGGGCTGAACGATCTGCGCCTTGGCGGGGAGTCGCCGTCGTCAGCGCGGGGCTATGCCGCCGCGCTCCAGCGCATCTTCACGGCCATCCGGCGGGCCTCACCGAGCGCACTGGTTGTCGCCGTGATGCAGCCGTATCTTCTGGACTTCAGCCTCTACGCGCCGCACAACCTGGGCTCGAACAGCCTCATCGACCAGTACAACAGCGTGCTGCGCCGTGCGGCGGCGGAGTACTCGCGCGTGGCGTTGGCGGAAGCGGACGATTGGGATCCGGAGACCATGCTCAGTGCCGATACAGTCCACCCGAACGACGCCGGCCACGCGAGCCTGGCGCGGGCGGTTTCGAATAGGGCCAAGGTCAATCAAACTCACAAAACTCACATAAACTCATAG
- a CDS encoding class I mannose-6-phosphate isomerase — protein sequence MTSTYEKFPRIPVPGEHTVWSGAKAWREVARGGAGTIVVDTYPGTRLDELEAFLGEVLPGHTVLNVEELAARPIGDIDELIAANLTEDRVFGVLSHHTLTDFYEPEKLAELATRVSSSDVPVVLIGWGAALVPLPKRTLVLADLARWELQQRQRAGAPNWRCDNGSEDNLRKYKRSFFVEWRVADRHKLELFPRLDYVLDANSSVREGKLITGETFHQGMAAAVAAPFRVVPFFDPGVWGGQWMKEVCGLDPEAENYAWCFDCVPEENSILLDVGGNAVELPALDVVLSQPRELLGALTHARFGAEFPIRFDFLDTMGGGNLSLQVHPLTEYIQDRFGMHYTQDESYYLLDCDDDAVVYLGLKTGTDPDAMLAALKTASDGGASFPAEEYVNVFPAKKHDHFSIPAGTVHCSGANSMVLEISATPYIFTFKMWDWDRVGLDGRPRPIHMEHASRNIQWDRNTEWAREQLLDQVEELGSGPGWTEERTGLHELEFLEVRRHWFTDAVHHSTNGTVNVLNLVEGAEAVVESPSGAFAPFAVRYAETFIIPAAVGAYTIRPAGRGAGQRLGTVKAYVRGTETGIGVAS from the coding sequence GTGACCAGCACCTACGAGAAGTTCCCCCGAATTCCCGTGCCCGGAGAGCACACAGTGTGGTCGGGAGCGAAAGCCTGGCGGGAAGTGGCGCGCGGCGGGGCGGGGACTATCGTCGTCGACACCTACCCCGGCACGCGGCTGGATGAACTGGAAGCTTTCCTCGGCGAAGTGCTTCCCGGCCACACCGTGCTGAACGTCGAGGAGCTCGCCGCGAGGCCCATCGGCGACATCGACGAACTCATTGCCGCGAACCTCACCGAAGATCGGGTATTCGGTGTCCTGAGCCACCACACGCTTACGGACTTCTATGAACCGGAGAAGCTGGCGGAGCTCGCAACCCGGGTGTCGTCGTCGGACGTTCCCGTGGTTCTGATCGGCTGGGGTGCGGCACTGGTTCCGCTGCCCAAAAGGACGCTGGTGCTGGCGGACCTTGCGCGCTGGGAACTCCAGCAGCGGCAGCGTGCGGGCGCACCGAACTGGCGCTGCGATAACGGGAGCGAGGACAACCTCCGCAAGTACAAGCGGAGCTTCTTCGTCGAGTGGAGGGTGGCCGACCGGCACAAGCTGGAGCTCTTCCCCAGGCTGGACTATGTCCTGGATGCCAACAGCAGCGTGCGCGAGGGCAAGCTCATCACCGGCGAGACGTTCCACCAGGGCATGGCCGCGGCGGTGGCTGCGCCGTTCCGGGTGGTCCCATTCTTTGACCCGGGAGTGTGGGGTGGCCAGTGGATGAAGGAGGTCTGTGGGCTGGATCCCGAGGCCGAGAACTACGCCTGGTGCTTCGACTGCGTGCCGGAGGAGAACAGCATCCTGCTCGATGTCGGAGGCAACGCCGTCGAACTGCCGGCCCTCGACGTCGTCCTGTCCCAGCCGCGCGAACTGCTTGGCGCCCTCACGCACGCCCGCTTCGGCGCAGAATTTCCCATCCGGTTCGACTTCCTCGACACCATGGGCGGCGGCAACCTCTCACTGCAGGTCCATCCGCTGACCGAGTACATCCAGGACCGCTTTGGCATGCATTACACCCAGGATGAGAGCTACTACCTGCTCGACTGCGACGACGACGCCGTAGTCTACCTCGGCCTCAAGACCGGGACAGACCCGGATGCCATGCTCGCGGCGTTGAAGACAGCGTCCGACGGCGGGGCCTCCTTCCCGGCCGAAGAGTACGTCAACGTGTTTCCGGCGAAGAAGCACGACCACTTCTCCATCCCGGCAGGGACAGTGCACTGCTCCGGGGCGAACTCGATGGTGCTGGAAATCTCGGCGACGCCGTACATCTTCACCTTCAAGATGTGGGACTGGGACAGGGTGGGGCTCGACGGGCGTCCGCGTCCCATTCACATGGAGCACGCGAGCCGGAACATCCAGTGGGACCGCAACACCGAGTGGGCGCGCGAGCAACTGCTGGACCAGGTGGAGGAGCTTGGATCGGGCCCGGGTTGGACCGAGGAACGGACAGGCCTGCACGAGCTTGAGTTCCTGGAGGTCCGGCGGCACTGGTTCACGGACGCCGTCCACCATTCCACCAACGGGACCGTCAACGTGCTGAACCTGGTGGAGGGGGCTGAGGCTGTTGTCGAGAGCCCAAGCGGCGCGTTCGCGCCGTTCGCCGTCCGGTACGCGGAAACGTTCATCATTCCAGCGGCCGTGGGGGCTTACACGATCCGTCCCGCGGGCCGTGGGGCCGGTCAGCGGCTCGGGACCGTGAAGGCGTATGTCCGCGGGACCGAGACGGGGATCGGGGTTGCGTCCTAG
- a CDS encoding ROK family protein: MTPALTTPVLEVGGTHVTAALVETYDGGWSVRADSVRRLPLDAHASAAAILDIIADAARSLGTEHNRRWGVAVPGPFDYATGVARYENVGKFDTLNGVDVRAGLSERLGAAASGFTFLNDADAFGIGEHALSGAGVSRLVCITLGTGVGSTFLVDGSPVTTGAGVPPHGECHLLTWNDRPLEETVSRRAIRRQYAEASGNPALDVHEIANASRQGDAVAARVLESTFTALGAAIAPSLHDFNAESLIIGGSMAGSWDIVYPAVRKGLSDARSQLGQLPITRSERFEEACLVGAARWALVQAHT; this comes from the coding sequence ATGACACCCGCGCTGACTACGCCGGTCTTGGAGGTCGGCGGGACACACGTCACTGCTGCGCTGGTAGAAACGTACGACGGCGGGTGGTCGGTTCGTGCGGACAGCGTACGCCGATTGCCGCTGGACGCGCATGCCTCTGCCGCAGCCATCCTCGACATCATTGCCGACGCCGCGCGCTCCCTCGGCACCGAACACAACAGACGATGGGGCGTCGCTGTGCCGGGGCCATTCGACTACGCGACCGGCGTCGCCCGCTACGAGAACGTGGGCAAATTCGACACCCTGAACGGCGTCGATGTCCGTGCCGGCCTGTCCGAGCGGCTCGGCGCTGCGGCGTCCGGGTTCACTTTCCTGAACGACGCCGACGCGTTCGGGATCGGCGAACATGCGCTGAGCGGCGCTGGCGTGAGCCGCCTTGTCTGCATCACCCTTGGCACCGGCGTGGGATCGACGTTCCTCGTCGACGGCTCCCCCGTGACGACAGGCGCCGGCGTTCCTCCGCACGGTGAATGCCACCTCCTCACGTGGAATGACCGGCCGCTCGAGGAGACGGTATCGAGGCGCGCGATCCGCAGGCAATACGCGGAAGCGTCCGGAAACCCGGCCCTCGACGTTCACGAGATCGCCAACGCATCCCGGCAGGGAGACGCGGTGGCCGCCCGGGTACTTGAGAGCACCTTCACGGCACTCGGCGCCGCGATCGCACCCAGCCTGCACGACTTCAATGCGGAGTCCCTCATCATCGGCGGGTCGATGGCGGGCTCGTGGGACATCGTCTACCCGGCAGTCCGCAAGGGGCTTAGCGACGCACGGTCGCAGCTCGGGCAACTGCCGATCACGCGGTCGGAGCGCTTCGAGGAAGCCTGCCTGGTCGGGGCGGCACGCTGGGCGCTGGTGCAGGCCCACACATGA
- a CDS encoding LacI family DNA-binding transcriptional regulator — protein MMPPRTNATASPTVRDVAALAGVSPMTVSRTMSGGQNVRPEVQERVRKAADRLGYRPNQSARNTRLRRPTGLIGVAVTNLGNPYYGQFALGIEDVAAAHQRHILIGNTREDPHREAQLLDDFAGRQVEGLIVVPAGNGVATLPSSVPFVLATREVEGVHGDTVLVDDVGGASAGTASLIAHGHTRVAFLGDVSGIPTARRRFEGFTQALASQGLQFDASLLMPVRDAEAAFDEVARLLGQHNPPTAFFSTNNRTTVGALRAICDHRRRYPKGAVPAVAGFDDVELADLLGIPLTVMSHDPRALGAQAARMLFERLSGEAPGEPRSASMPVTVRRF, from the coding sequence ATGATGCCACCACGCACCAATGCGACGGCCAGTCCGACCGTTCGTGACGTCGCAGCCCTCGCCGGGGTCAGTCCGATGACGGTGTCGCGAACCATGTCCGGCGGTCAGAACGTGCGTCCTGAGGTGCAGGAACGGGTTCGTAAAGCCGCAGACCGCCTCGGGTACCGTCCCAATCAGAGCGCACGGAATACCCGGTTGCGCAGGCCCACCGGGCTCATCGGGGTGGCGGTGACGAATCTGGGAAACCCCTATTACGGGCAGTTCGCGCTGGGCATTGAGGACGTCGCGGCGGCTCATCAGAGGCACATCCTGATTGGGAACACCCGCGAGGATCCGCACCGTGAAGCGCAACTGCTGGACGATTTCGCCGGCCGTCAGGTCGAGGGGCTGATCGTGGTACCGGCTGGCAACGGTGTGGCTACGCTGCCCTCGTCGGTACCGTTTGTGCTCGCCACACGAGAGGTTGAGGGCGTGCACGGTGACACAGTCCTGGTCGACGACGTCGGCGGCGCCTCAGCGGGGACGGCGTCGCTGATCGCGCACGGCCATACGCGCGTCGCCTTCCTCGGCGACGTTTCCGGTATCCCAACGGCACGACGGCGGTTCGAGGGCTTCACACAAGCGCTCGCCTCGCAGGGGCTTCAGTTCGACGCGTCGCTTCTCATGCCGGTGCGCGACGCCGAAGCCGCCTTCGATGAGGTAGCCCGGCTTCTCGGTCAGCACAATCCGCCCACGGCGTTCTTCTCCACCAACAATCGGACAACCGTGGGAGCTCTACGGGCGATCTGCGATCACCGGCGTCGCTATCCGAAGGGGGCTGTGCCCGCGGTCGCCGGGTTCGACGACGTCGAGCTCGCCGACCTGCTCGGCATCCCGCTCACCGTCATGTCTCACGACCCGCGTGCGCTCGGCGCGCAGGCTGCCCGGATGCTGTTCGAACGGCTCAGCGGCGAGGCACCGGGCGAGCCCCGCTCCGCTTCCATGCCGGTGACGGTGCGGCGGTTCTGA
- a CDS encoding ThuA domain-containing protein translates to MTTALLLSGTGRYSDPWHPFAETSAAAKGLLEDHGITVETADDVDAALERLQEPSAWPDLLVVNVGLPRDGGASPGTDAASSGLEAWVQGGRPLLALHSSSTSFTDSESWEKALGGRWVRDVSMHPEYGPAHIQLEGSFPVGVPDFTVDDERYSWLRTSPDVVVHARHEHESHLHPLMWSLERPVETGVARSFYDALGHDAASYSSPEHRELLRRALDWLLA, encoded by the coding sequence ATGACTACAGCCCTCCTCCTCAGCGGCACCGGCCGATACTCCGACCCCTGGCACCCCTTTGCCGAGACTTCCGCCGCGGCCAAGGGGCTGCTGGAGGATCACGGCATAACGGTTGAAACAGCCGACGACGTCGACGCCGCCCTCGAGCGCCTCCAGGAACCTTCCGCCTGGCCGGACTTGCTGGTGGTCAACGTGGGCCTACCGCGCGACGGCGGCGCCTCCCCCGGCACGGACGCCGCCTCCTCGGGGCTGGAGGCCTGGGTCCAAGGCGGACGCCCGCTGCTTGCACTCCACTCCAGCTCCACGAGCTTCACGGACTCCGAGTCCTGGGAGAAAGCGCTCGGCGGACGTTGGGTGCGAGATGTGTCCATGCACCCTGAATACGGTCCCGCCCACATCCAGTTGGAGGGTTCCTTCCCCGTCGGCGTCCCCGATTTCACCGTCGACGACGAACGCTACAGCTGGCTGCGGACCTCCCCCGACGTCGTCGTTCACGCCCGCCACGAACACGAAAGCCACCTGCACCCGCTGATGTGGTCGCTGGAGCGGCCTGTGGAAACCGGGGTGGCACGCAGCTTCTACGACGCGCTGGGGCATGACGCGGCGTCGTACTCCTCCCCCGAACACCGGGAGCTGCTTCGCAGAGCGCTGGACTGGCTGCTGGCCTGA